Sequence from the Metopolophium dirhodum isolate CAU chromosome 2, ASM1992520v1, whole genome shotgun sequence genome:
ATAGAGTGGACTATGGACTCCATGGACTATGGTACAATCCCGGCATAGCAAACAGTGTTGTAGTCTATCAgtctatgataaaattatattttttaaatttggctcCAAATGTTTCCCATTGAATGATCAACCCACCGTCCGTCTGTCATTACTAAATAATGTTACTATGTTCGAAACTTCTATCTGGATTTTGTAATATaagcgtaggtacctaattattctgtatttctgtttACTGTTACAAGTTTACAACGTTTATGTAATTGTTATATCGTGTAGAAATATTAAGTTtagagttgagaattcatagtTTCGTTATTTAGTAGTTTAGTACCAAAAATCAAATCGATGCACAGCTCATTACAAGTTATTATGACCTgggtaaacaaaaatgtattatatatgttgttcaatgttcatgtaggtaggtacttcataagtcataatttagaatgttctttattatttagtagaagcagtaaatacctacctaccagtcctacctataagtaattttttttatgattatgttTTATAGAATGAGGAATAATGGCTACAATCACAGAAGATTTTGTAACTATAGCAAACATTATTAAACATGAAATCCACAAAcgcaagaaacaaaaaaaatccaaaggtatattttaatttttttacccaTTGATTGTTCCTATAGCCGCTATAGGTAGTTGTAATTGTTGGTGTCTGGTGTTATAACGAATATTATCATTTgaatttcttatatatttttcttttttacaataattactattattagataatagatattaatagATACCTAATAGTTAATCTATTCTACAATTAGGCAaacttatattaatagattCCGTTTCCTTAGTTTgttgcttaaaaatttaaacaatcatTGTGTTACCTAATtatgtgattgtataatattaaatgttacttaaacaaaagaaaatgttAACACTTAAAAGTAATATCTAAGAGAATATTGATTCGAAAGAAGATGCAATACAATCATGTTTTGTCTCTTACTTGAAGCtataaagtatacaatttgTGTTCAGCAGAATCACATTATgtcattcatttaaattttaaatagaattGATCTCTTGTCAAATTTAAAGGTTAGAACATTATCTATGGCATTTTATAGGCTTTTATTCAtacttaaattgtaaaataaattatgattaacttACTTTACATAGTAATGCACCTAACTACTACTAACTGCATAAATAACTgctaggtattatattaatattttaattatataaaatataatgttaattctatttttactcaaattgatttttattgatgTTGCTAATGCTTCAACTATTATTTCAGAAATTTCAAAAGATGTTGAAGAGGATAATATCTCATTGTAagtatacaattgttttaaaaattctattgtCCACAGGcacatataattcaatattatacacagtaatgacataatgtaataaactatattttttttataatattgtataataatagacTATGGTACTATTGtatgaaaaattaactaatcCCTACAAAGTtgagttttcaaaaaataaataattacgcttatgtattatagaataactatttcattatatatactatgtaaatgatataataaattaataaattttcattttgtagattaaaaaagattgaaaaaaaaatgaagaaaaaaaaggtgaCTTAATTAATAAGAACAAATATTCTTAAATCTAATATtcattcatataattattatttatattttacttaagcTATCAACAAGAAATACAATTTCTTTTACTTATCTTGAAGATTATACAGGAAAATGGAATGTACAAGGTCTATTCAAAAAGTACcaggattttatttttattaattacaaaaattaagttacatattatttaaagatatCGCCTTCAAAATACTCTCCTCCAGACGATATGCAGTGGTTCCAGCGATCTTGCCATTTTTCAAAAGTCCTAAGTAACTGTTCTAAAGTTGTAGCTTTGAGTTCTGTTGCAAATCGTTAAACAATTTTCCTTTTGACAAAGCAGCGATTGAAACAAACTGGTTTAGCCACGATTAACTGAGATAAGATAGCGACTTCAggttttgttcaaaatattttctaatacgTTAGGAATACATCTATTTATAATCTAAAACGTCATCATGCATAGATTAGCTGCAATAACATTTATCATGGTAATTTTTGAACAGACCtcgtatgtgtattatattgaatttttataataatttacatataaatgtattttaggcATTGTTTCTACTTtccaactatattttaaattataattatagacatCAACTCAGTTAACCACCAAATTACATAACAAGAAGGCGAAGAAGCTTGGTACGATTTGTGATGACAATGACAAGTATTTGAATAAAGTCAAAACAGAGGATACTGAGTTAAACAAAAGtctgttgtttttattgttataatgttattatatgattaataaattatctaatagGTTTATAATGTGTCAATGTTTAGATGAATTGATAAGTTGTATTCCTATTTTTAATGCTTCAGAAGATGAAAAAGAACTGCcattgtaagtattttttaatgttaatatgaaataaatattatcttcataACTTATTGAATGATCTATaggtaatttacaaataatgataaatatcttaatattattttaactctgagcgatgaatgtattcattttataatgatgtgtttttttttgtgtctatcaactcttattaaaacagtaaaaatgtttagattttcttcaacagcatcttttctgataggaaagtgaatgtagttggtacttaggggatcaaaactaaaaaaatcccagtagtttttaaaagtgcCGGGAAAATCAAAAAggaaattaaggaaaaacgggaatttttttattttctgtaaatttgttgggttaaaaagcatgaacatttaataaaaagctatagtagttgaaaaatattaaaatacagttttttttataatctttttaagttcaatttttgacaacatttatcaaatttaaaatttataattgattttgttgctaaaaatttataaaatgttcaacttttatagttaaggattaaaaacttaaaacaaggcTCAAagtaaataggtttataattttcttttattctcaataatatcataaaatttacTTAGGAATATCATAGTCTAATTTACTGACCGCCTTCACTCGGAAACGGTTTTCGTAAACAATGgtattgtattattgaattcaaatttaacctcatccattacagtgacccacttgtagcctaatgtacagcagagtgacaacCACTTGCCCGccttttttgttattattatattattataatatgatcatattttttttattgttttgtgattattttataactattttccTCAtgagataatttaaaatttattttaaacatataaatatctaCCTCAGCTATACATTAAAAGTCCATGTAACATTAAAACTTGTTTTaccattatttataacttaatagcGGATTTTTAGgttcttaaaagttaaaagtataaaatatgattctaatatactttaaaacagcttaaaatattttcttaataatctttaagttttataaatatactgaaaatatgcttttttttaattcgattaattcatatttattatttacttaatcataataattgcaCACATTTTctctgataaattatttaaattcagtcacatatgaaacaattatacaaattatataaccaaacaatttccaattaattaaactatttctatcaattttagatataaatatatttttactgccATGAAATACTCTCAACTTGCACAAGTATGAATTTtataagaacaataatataatatactctaactTGAAATATATGCCGAATATTTTGTAACTCAAAAATATGTTCtgatgtgtaaaataattttcttctaTGAGTTCTGTTATGAACTGATTGTTAAAGTAAGAGATGCattaagtcaataaatatatgtaaaaaccTCAAAATCCTCTctgtatttataactaataattacttGTTAATCGGGTTTATTATGTTCTTGAagatgattaataaataattaaatagtaaaaagaaaattttcaaataaataatttttgtcattttcaattaaatcatattatttttacagcatatactaaaatctaaaaattgctTCTGATGATCAGGTAGTTCATAATTATAAACGAATTGCAGTTCATGTAGCATTAAGTAGTAGTTCGTACATTTCACTAGAATATACCTACCATGTAAATAGGTgattttatgtatatagataataaatctattataaatctataataatatattataatctataataaatctataataactagttataaaaattaaatttttattaacatatttattttgaaataaatataatataatagtgaacAAAATTAGTCTTGTAgggtatatagaaataattattctattttattaagGGATTGTGGTTTTGTTCTAAGTCTAAAAAGAATTTACTACTAAAATCATTgagaataatgtaatattattaaacatattctTTTTTAGATATTAAGAATTATGTAATATCTACAATTTAAGAGGACGCCTCACCCgtatatgttgtctccgtcgtacaagtgtgtaacatagcaaattgtacgctcagcaaaacacgtgtagctccgttagtttaaaaattagagtgaattgacctcttataaaatttgaagctaagattattatattttaattttaaagcgaattatgacttatgagtgttttaaaattgtaaattgtttgttcatcttaaaatacttaaaactcgctttaaaatcaaaatataataaaaagcccatgagattgactagataataatcttacctttatattttacaagagatcaattcactctaaattttcaaactaatgTAGCTACACGTGCTTTGCttagcgtacaatttgctatgttacgcacttgtaagacggagacaacatatgcgggtgaggcgtcctcttaaaaatatttgtcttatataatatatatacttaatattatattaatttttacaaataatacacaactattacaaattaaaatataatgagtcaatgaataaaaacaattggtaataggaaaatttaaattataaatatatatattacttggCCATTGGGAGGCAACTAGCACTAGATCTTTTTAatttacgataaaatatatggtACCTTGTTGAGAGAAAACTTTTATGTACTTTGGAGGACATTTGTataattatcaacattattgacttagggccgttcttacaatgtccggtaaagtgtcggttaacacTAACCGacataacagattttattactgGCAGAAGTCGACAGTTAAGTGTCAGTTAACTTTAACTGTACATTGTAAAAACAGCCCTTAAGGAGGCAACTAGAATGCAactgtattttaatgttattttcattgtagtcttaaaaaaaagaagaagaaaaaaaaagaagacaaaaaaatggtttgttttgacattaaaataaaaaaaaaaaattaacttacctaTAAGCTTGTTATGTTGTCTTTAGgtacaaaatgatgaaaatatgaataacgATATAGTTACATTGAAAGTAGAGAAGTTTTATAATGGTACCTGTGATGACAATGACAAGCATTTGTGTGaagataaatcaataaattcttatttaaacAAAGGTCTGTTTTTTTGTTGCGATGATGTTTATgatctatacaatattatactattatttaattatttaattatgttttaatataattatttatatttttagttgaatTAACAAGAAGCATTCCTATTGCTAATGATTCAGAAGGTGACTTGTTGTAAGTATCTATCAATGaaagattaaatttatttatacaatcatatttttatttcttgtacATTTAATGATaagttacataattaattttgtgccttatttacattaaacattatttattggtgTGCCTTCTCTGATTTTAATCTTGTGGCTGCTCTTGAGCACgtttaaattaattcttaacaaatttataaacatataatgtatgtatttggttcctatttattaaaatatttttcatacgtggtattgtattttattgttatgcaCATTGTAGATTtcaaaaaaagaagaagaaaaagaaaaaagataaaaaaatggtttgttttgatattaaaataaaactaattagatACCTATTAACTAATAGACTGTTATGTTGTCTTtaggtaaaaaattatgaaaatatgaataacCATATAGTTACATTGAAGGTAGATAAGTTTCATAATGAGACCTGCAATGACAATGATAAGCATTTGTATAAAGACGAAACAATGGACTCTAATTTCAACAAAGGTCTGTTTTTTTTGTTGCAATCATTATTACTGTAGACTGTAGTTCAATTTGATTTCGtaataggtagataataataataaacgatattCAGTTAGAATTATGCTTTTATcctctacatttattttatcattttatctatAGATGATAGTagaataataacagttaaaagtTCTACAGTTTttggtttaacattttttttgaattttttgaacgtattgattttacaatgaattatgtgtgtttgtgtatgCAATTTTTAATCACTTTTTATGGATCAATAAAtgattcaattttcaacttgtagaaaaatgaatttaattggTACTATTtcgggtcaaaagtaaaaatattcgtAATACCTAGTGTTTAAAATCAtccaggaaaaaaaatattactaaaaccagaatttttttaataacccaCTTTTCATTGGCgtgattaaaaaacaaataactgtaaatatttaaatttccgttttctatacatgataatttttaaaatattttgacatttttgagatatttattaGCATGAGatattttccaatttattttcaatacataAGTTCTTACTCAGTCATAACTCATgtcttgaaaaacaaaaaaaaaaataatgttcctCAGAAGTTGTTTATATGctattgattaataaaaaaaaaaagacaagtACATACCGCTCCGGTTAGTATGGTGTCGTATGTGTGGGTCACTTTTATGGgcgtgttcaatttgaatttaatgatataaaatcattgtatacaaaaaacgatatTAAGCGTAAACAGTTTTCAGCCCAAActactataaatgtattttatgatattattataactataaaattaatttatactaatagtattgaattattttttccaaatacatttcattagatatattatgtactttaaattacaacaaattaactaaaatcgttattctttgtttaaatatcgatagaatatttttatgtttatagctCAAAaagtatcaatatattttgaaaatattatcacatATGGAAAGTACTAGTACAATCTTTGGTGAAAATGTCCAAGTCTCacgattattcatttttaaattacaacaaattatcaaTAATCGATTGATTggaattcatattttgtttatcgttaaaatgtataatttaaacgctcataagataaataatgtaatttttggtATATCAAACAAgatgctgaagtagaaaattGGAGCATTTACACTGCATCAAAAATAAGACAGACAAATAgacaaaaaacaaacacacatattgttaaatcaatacattcataaatgtattatgttgtgTTGAAatgtttcattgtttttatttaaacagaTTCTGATATGGTTAAcactatttataattcaaaaatttcaaaagtcCACGACGCGGAGTACCCTGAATTGTGAGTATGAAAATTGAGTAAAATTAGTAAATCATTTTTGACTAAAATTCTCATTtgtgtatacttgtataatgaatatatctacttatctaattatatattttacataattgtattgcagtattaaaaattaattggtcTATTCTTTTGtagagttaaaaagttattcaaaaataaaaaaaaggaacAGAAAAATGCTATTAAGGtttgtattagttttttaatattttattattattttttacacattaGAATAATTAGGAACCTGCTATCTCTACTAATATGTCATCAAAACTACCTTACAACcgacaaaaattaaggtacttctaATGATTTTGgttgtaataatttttgatttgataAAGAAGTTCATTTTGCAGGTTTCGGAgcatatattcaatatttttaaatttttaatatatttaatataaaataaggtgggtaagtggatgttgctctactgtacagtaggttataagtggttcactgtataatggattttattaaatttgaattcaacaatataataacattaatgaaTCTGAGCAGTgatggtttgtcagtgtggatattttatattatatttatgtgttattacttattagtagttattacttattattaatacagtagccggtaagttgaattaatattataaaattacaataaaataactgaaatcgttattcttggtattctctagtacctacttatattattcatagaaaaaaaaactaaaaaaattggaaactgttAATGTCCGTATACAGTtcaaaatacatcaaaatattttgaaattgtatcgtgtatagtaaatgccagtataaacaaccagtgaaaaatgcatgtatatacggtcatttgttttagagttacacctaaaaccaaaaccggattttgttgaaaaccgattttgcgtaaaaattcccgttttcccttaatttgtttttccttaattttcttttctttttcctttcgctttcgaaaactattaggaatttttacttttgactcccgtAAGTACTTACTAGATTTgctttcttatcagaaaaaatactgttgaagaTAATCTAATAAATTTTACTGAcctaaaatgtgatgacagacacaaaaaaaacctattgtaaaatcaatgcattcatcacttagaatctaaaatttaaaatatttatccctAAGAGttttctaaaattgaaaaagtgctcCGATCGATGtaaagtatttgttattttgtcaATAGTAATTAGTACCAAGGTACAATTAAACCCattaatacttatacatttatctattattattattattcgtactaACTACTcccaaaacttaaaaatagatggctttattttaaactactacattaatgtatgtatacatatctTTATTGATTCTGATCAAATTTAATATGGTTATTAACACTTGTCATCCTTTTAGAATAgtgaaaattttcaactttatgTTTTGTGGTAGGAAATTTGAATCTTTTGGAACTTTCTGtggaatatttaaattcaaattttctaTACTTTGTGCTGTTTATAGATATTTGGAATTCTATATGATAAATTTACtgcttattaattaaacaacatGTTAATGTGGTAAACAGTTCTTTTTCTATTTATTCTTACAactaaaaatataccaaaatgatcacaatttcttttttatagcGTTTAAGgttcacaattttaaaaatttgtaaattactttgtagttaaaaattcataacttTTAAGAAGTTTTTCCTAACTTTACCTTGTATTGcgtgtatgtaatttaaaaatatctaatatatttttttgatttattttctgATAGGTGGTAACTCGTAACGAAGTAATGTCAccgaaaaaattgaataaacgtAAACGACAAACTACTGATAAAGAATATTTGAAAAACGATTCCCCTCAATCAGTGGACATGAACGTGGaaacatattatgatagtaataattatattggtgAAGATTGTGGAAAGAAATTAGAACTTTTTGATTCTCCGGACGATCATACGTCGGAATATCAGAATATGACCGACATAATTATGCATGAAAAATCTCTTCTCCAGTGCGATGTTTGCATTAAATCGTTTATCAGAGAATATgatttatatgtacataaaagAACGCACACTTATAAGAAATTTTACGTTTGCAACGTTTGTGGCCGACCATTGTCGAATGCAGGAAATTTGACACGACATAAAAGAATACACACTGGGGAGAAACCATATGCTTGCAACGTTTGTGGCCAATCATTTTCGCAAAAAGAAAATTTGACACGACATAAAAGAACGCACACTGGAGAGAGACCATATGCTTGCAACGTTTGTGACCAATCATTTTCGCAAGAAGGAATTTTGGTTACACATGAAAGAACCCACACTGGTAAGAAACTGTATGCGTGCAATGTTTGTGAAAATTCATTTTCGAGGAAAGAACATCTGGTTAGACATATTATAAGCACGCACAACGGTGAGAAACCATATGTGTGCAACATTTGTGGAAATTTATTTTCGAGGAAAGAACATCTTGTTATACATGAAAGAACGCACACTGGGTATAAACCATATGCTTGCAACGTTTGTGACCAATCATTTCCGCAAAAAGGAAGTTTGGTTACACATAAAAGAACGCACACCGGTGAGAAACCATATTCTTGCAACGTTTGTGGCCGATCATTTTCGCAGCATGGAAATTtggttatacattttagatcgcacacagacaaaaaaaaattcgagtaCGATCAGTgtgaaaaaagtttataaaaaattctaatcTTAAATCTCATACTGAGAGATtacatataaaatgtttttaaattcgtTACTATTAATACCGTTATGACCCAAAGCTCatgaacaataaacataaaatgataattttgttaCGGCATTATAGAAATCTTACCGAAAAGCTACGGATATTTTCTAATTCGTTATCAAAACCTTCTAATATTGTCTGCAGTTTACGttatcaatgaaaataatatcatatccaGAAGGTTTTTGTACCTATAAGTAGATAGCAAGTATTAGCAActctactaaaattaataaattgtataatgtatacatattaattataactgtaGATTGAAAGATTGTACCTTTTTTCCGAAATACTAatcataataaatgaaaataaaattcagtTTTATAGTTTAGATTTTATTGTGTAGATACATTATAgtcttgtataatgta
This genomic interval carries:
- the LOC132938525 gene encoding zinc finger protein 37 homolog isoform X1, which encodes MATITEDFVTIANIIKHEIHKRKKQKKSKEISKDVEEDNISLLKKIEKKMKKKKTSTQLTTKLHNKKAKKLGTICDDNDKYLNKVKTEDTELNKNELISCIPIFNASEDEKELPFLKKKKKKKKEDKKMVQNDENMNNDIVTLKVEKFYNGTCDDNDKHLCEDKSINSYLNKVELTRSIPIANDSEGDLLFQKKKKKKKKDKKMVKNYENMNNHIVTLKVDKFHNETCNDNDKHLYKDETMDSNFNKDSDMVNTIYNSKISKVHDAEYPELVKKLFKNKKKEQKNAIKVVTRNEVMSPKKLNKRKRQTTDKEYLKNDSPQSVDMNVETYYDSNNYIGEDCGKKLELFDSPDDHTSEYQNMTDIIMHEKSLLQCDVCIKSFIREYDLYVHKRTHTYKKFYVCNVCGRPLSNAGNLTRHKRIHTGEKPYACNVCGQSFSQKENLTRHKRTHTGERPYACNVCDQSFSQEGILVTHERTHTGKKLYACNVCENSFSRKEHLVRHIISTHNGEKPYVCNICGNLFSRKEHLVIHERTHTGYKPYACNVCDQSFPQKGSLVTHKRTHTGEKPYSCNVCGRSFSQHGNLVIHFRSHTDKKKFEYDQCEKSL
- the LOC132938525 gene encoding zinc finger protein OZF-like isoform X2, giving the protein MCQCLDELISCIPIFNASEDEKELPFLKKKKKKKKEDKKMVQNDENMNNDIVTLKVEKFYNGTCDDNDKHLCEDKSINSYLNKVELTRSIPIANDSEGDLLFQKKKKKKKKDKKMVKNYENMNNHIVTLKVDKFHNETCNDNDKHLYKDETMDSNFNKDSDMVNTIYNSKISKVHDAEYPELVKKLFKNKKKEQKNAIKVVTRNEVMSPKKLNKRKRQTTDKEYLKNDSPQSVDMNVETYYDSNNYIGEDCGKKLELFDSPDDHTSEYQNMTDIIMHEKSLLQCDVCIKSFIREYDLYVHKRTHTYKKFYVCNVCGRPLSNAGNLTRHKRIHTGEKPYACNVCGQSFSQKENLTRHKRTHTGERPYACNVCDQSFSQEGILVTHERTHTGKKLYACNVCENSFSRKEHLVRHIISTHNGEKPYVCNICGNLFSRKEHLVIHERTHTGYKPYACNVCDQSFPQKGSLVTHKRTHTGEKPYSCNVCGRSFSQHGNLVIHFRSHTDKKKFEYDQCEKSL